One Nicotiana tomentosiformis chromosome 4, ASM39032v3, whole genome shotgun sequence genomic window carries:
- the LOC104110747 gene encoding subtilisin-like protease SBT4.1 — protein MAQGKYLSSTTFTFLILISHFSFIIARTASFPEDDKKIYIVFTENSDYEKILATVLGSEDAAKQAIIYPYKNELKGFAASLTPEQASRLKKQRGVLNIIPDRSLNLDSGFEGQT, from the exons ATGGCTCAAGGAAAATATTTGTCATCAACAACTTTCACATTTCTAATTTTGATTTCTCATTTTTCCTTTATTATAGCAAGAACAGCTTCTTTTCCAGAGGACGACAAGAAGATTTACATTGTTTTTACTGAGAATTCTGATTATGAAAAGATCTTGGCCACAGTATTGGGAAG TGAGGATGCAGCGAAACAGGCAATTATATATCCTTATAAAAACGAATTAAAAGGATTTGCAGCTTCATTGACTCCTGAACAGGCTTCTCGTTTGAAAA AGCAACGAGGTGTATTAAATATTATCCCAGATCGCTCACTCAACCTGGATAGTGGATTTGAAGGTCAAACCTAA